The following coding sequences lie in one Arachis ipaensis cultivar K30076 chromosome B05, Araip1.1, whole genome shotgun sequence genomic window:
- the LOC107641981 gene encoding clavaminate synthase-like protein At3g21360 yields MEFSCKHFKVGKCEGEKLVDGETIPLVLQPSEANKNDLESLLLALKNNKEWFEQMIIKNSAVLLRGFDVKNAEEFNEIVEICGWEDIRYVGPAPRTHIYKRVWTANEGPLSEFIYYHHEMVLFKECPLKVILFCEIPPPEGGQTPVVPSFKVTEKMVEEFPEAVKEMEEKGLRYTFTAPGKNNTGSMRGRGWEDAFGTSDPQEVEKRAKAFGMELEWLPDGGLKTILGPRNLTKVFEGRKGRRMWFNTIVGMHGREISSAKMADGTEIPENVVKRCAQIIEEESIQFKWEKGDLLFLDNLALLHGRRPSLPPRKVLVATCK; encoded by the exons ATGGAATTCTCTTGCAAACACTTTAAGGTAGGGAAATGTGAAGGAGAGAAACTAGTTGACGGGGAAACCATCCCTTTGGTGCTACAACCTTCTGAGGCCAACAAGAATGACTTGGAATCATTGTTGTTGGCTCTGAAGAACAACAAGGAATGGTTTGAACAAATGATCATAAAGAACAGTGCTGTTCTTCTAAGAGGCTTTGATGTAAAGAACGCTGAGGAATTCAATGAAATTGTTGAGATCTGTGGCTGGGAAGACATTCGTTATGTCGGACCGGCGCCGCGCACTCATATTTACAAGAGAGTTTGGACGGCCAATGAAGGTCCCCTGTCAGAGTTCATATACTATCACCATGAAATGGTTTTG TTCAAGGAATGTCCCTTGAAAGTTATCCTGTTTTGTGAGATACCACCCCCAGAAGGAGGACAGACCCCGGTCGTGCCGAGTTTCAAGGTGACAGAAAAGATGGTGGAAGAGTTCCCGGAGGCTGTGAAGGAAATGGAGGAGAAGGGATTGAGGTACACATTTACAGCTCCTGGTAAAAATAACACTGGTTCCATGAGAGGAAGAGGGTGGGAAGATGCCTTTGGGACCTCAGATCCCCAAGAAGTTGAGAAAAG GGCAAAAGCTTTTGGAATGGAACTGGAGTGGCTTCCAGATGGTGGGTTGAAAACAATACTTGGACCAAGAAATTTAACAAAGGTATTTGAAggtagaaaaggaagaagaatgtgGTTTAACACAATAGTAGGCATGCATGGGAGGGAGATTAGCTCGGCGAAGATGGCGGACGGAACAGAAATCCCAGAAAATGTGGTGAAAAGGTGTGCACAAATCATCGAAGAAGAAAGCATCCAGTTCAAATGGGAGAAGGGAGATCTTCTGTTCCTTGACAACTTGGCTTTGCTCCATGGAAGAAGGCCTTCCCTTCCTCCTAGAAAGGTCTTAGTTGCTACATGCAAGTAG